In a genomic window of Erigeron canadensis isolate Cc75 chromosome 5, C_canadensis_v1, whole genome shotgun sequence:
- the LOC122599143 gene encoding MND1-interacting protein 1-like — protein sequence MSSSVKKSSVQKPKPNKKNNSDKNSKLGFNNEHKSNTYCGDDDCLYCREKHLEKMLLIKLDIVYNLAFDKLIGLGYDKDAVMKGILRCGFCNGKMDAVSNIVSNVVGYFDKSVKGGKDTKQVFDNLSMLLSFSVAFLVCMVRREKEEMSKEEAMWRLVMCDLHVDSARDMNVGDEVRVTDAEVSEDGMSGVSPDSCRFSSGWGFGKIMVDEFHVKRPVSRAEFEKILGVDRKGSNDLVIYSNEKLISRINGTFAEEDRAKIKKRQADSDGGSGAVCNGGQLSVVETEGVDSCASDLFNEIMEKMSVKNNEGIDTILKQFYDLTIEGDKESADMDQKDEMLLSLVNEIVALEGQVKERREWAHQKAMQAARKLAHDLAELKMLRMEREENQKVNQEKPTVDDSTMKRLSEMENSLRKVSGQMGRGNLIVRRLEVENAEIRAETEASKLSASESMTLCLSVAKREKKYLKKVLAWEKQRAKLQEDITAEKQKLIELQEERIQVEAATKTAEAQWREERRAKESALAQVEVERRRKEETDATNKRKNESLCSKIKLDFQRYKDDLQRLEQELSCIRTSTNPDQQLTNSYGFHLQDGTIANMLSELDDVDETEAIDRACIICQRHEVSVVLLPCAHQVLCISCNVEYRRAICPICSTSIEQRIRVFGASS from the exons ATGAGTAGCAGCGTTAAAAAATCGTCTGTGCAAAAACCTAaacctaataaaaaaaataattccgATAAAAATAGTAAATTAGGGTTTAATAATGAACATAAATCAAACACTTATTGTGGTGATGATGACTGCCTTTATTGTAGGGAAAAACATTTAGAAAAaatgttattaataaaattagatATAGTATATAATTTAGCATTCGATAAGCTTATCGGTTTAGGTTACGATAAAGATGCTGTTATGAAAGGTATATTAAGGTGTGGATTTTGTAATGGTAAAATGGATGCTGTAAGTAATATAGTTAGTAATGTTGTCGGTTATTTTGATAAGTCGGTGAAAGGCGGGAAGGATACGAAGCAAGTTTTTGATAATTTGTCGATGTTGTTGAGTTTTTCGGTTGCGTTTTTAGTGTGTATGGTTAGACGAGAGAAAGAGGAGATGAGTAAAGAGGAGGCTATGTGGCGTTTGGTTATGTGTGATCTTCATGTTGATAGTGCTAGGGATATGAATGTCGGTGATGAGGTTAGGGTTACGGATGCGGAGGTTAGTGAGGATGGTATGAGTGGGGTGAGTCCTGATTCGTGTAGGTTTAGTAGTGGTTGGGGGTTTGGGAAAATTATGGTGGATGAGTTTCATGTAAAGCGTCCTGTATCGCGTGCTGAGTTTGAAAAGATTTTGGGAGTAGATCGTAAGGGTTCAAATGATTTGGTGATTTATTCCAATGAGAAGTTGATAAGTAGAATTAATGGAACGTTTGCTGAAGAGGATAGAgcgaaaataaaaaagaggcaGGCCGATTCGGATGGTGGTTCGGGAGCTGTGTGTAATGGAGGTCAGTTGAGTGTAGTTGAAACAGAGGGTGTGGATTCTTGTGCTTCTGATTTATTCAATGAAATTATGGAAAAAATGAGTGTGAAAAATAACGAAGGAATTGACACGATTTTGAAGCAGTTTTATGATCTGACGATTGAAGGAGATAAAGAATCTGCTGATATGGACCAAAAAGATGAGATGCTTTTAAGTTTAGTTAATGAAATTGTGGCTCTTGAGGGTCAAGTAAAGGAAAGGAGGGAGTGGGCCCATCAGAAGGCTATGCAAGCAGCTAGAAAGCTAGCTCATGATCTCGCCGAGTTAAAGATGTTAAGGATGGAAAGGGAGGAAAATCAGAAAGTTAATCAGGAGAAGCCAACTGTCGATGATTCCACTATGAAGAGGCTTTCAGAGATGGAGAACTCGTTGAGGAAAGTGAGTGGTCAAATGGGGCGTGGAAATTTAATAGTTAGACGTCTTGAAGTAGAGAACGCGGAGATCAGAGCAGAAACGGAGGCTTCAAAGTTAAGTGCCTCCGAGTCCATGACTTTGTGCTTGTCTGTTGCTAAGAGAGAGAAGAAGTATCTCAAAAAGGTTTTGGCTTGGGAGAAACAGAGGGCCAAGCTGCAGGAGGATATTACAGCTGAGAAACAGAAACTCATAGAGTTGCAGGAAGAAAGGATCCAAGTTGAAGCTGCTACCAAGACCGCCGAG GCCCAATGGAGGGAAGAACGGAGAGCTAAAGAGAGTGCTTTAGCACAAGTAGAAGTAGAAAGACGCCGGAAAGAAGAAACTGATGCaactaataaaagaaagaatgagAGTTTATGCTCAAAAATCAAATTAGACTTCCAACGTTACAAAGACGACCTCCAACGACTCGAACAAGAACTGTCATGCATCAGGACATCTACCAACCCGGATCAGCAGTTAACCAATTCATATGGGTTCCACCTTCAAGACGGAACTATAGCTAACATGCTTTCTGAattggatgatgttgatgaaacaGAAGCTATTGATCGTGCATGCATAATTTGTCAAAGACATGAAGTTTCTGTAGTTCTCTTACCATGTGCACATCAAGTTCTTTGCATTAGCTGCAATGTTGAGTATAGAAGGGCAATCTGTCCAATTTGCAGCACCTCAATAGAACAGAGGATTCGTGTTTTTGGGGCGAGCTCCTAG